Proteins co-encoded in one Christiangramia fulva genomic window:
- a CDS encoding hydroxymethylglutaryl-CoA reductase, degradative produces MAKPVIGFSRLSKNEKISWLAENYLQNDAGAVKVLKQYWNEDEKLQKLHDEFIENTVTNFYLPLGLAPNFLINGSYHTLPMVIEESSVVAAASKAAKFWSERGGFKAEILGTQKIGQVHFLFTGNIEKLKAFFSRIKPLFHEAVQHITQNMEKRGGGILNIELKDKTSEMEHYYQLFVTFDTRDSMGANFINSCLEKFAEVLAEEASKEDTFSAEEKNLKIIMSILSNYVPECLVRAEVSCKVEELTENTEMTGEEFAEKFIQAVKIAEIEPYRAVTHNKGLMNGVDAVVLATGNDFRAVEAGVHAYASRTGKYRSLSHAEIVDGTFKFWTELPLALGTVGGLTGLHPLVKLALDILQKPSAQELMKITAVAGLAQNFAALRSLVTTGIQQGHMKMHLMNILNQYKATDEEKKIMIEFFTHHTITHSSVVEQLEKLRS; encoded by the coding sequence ATGGCTAAACCGGTTATCGGCTTTTCGAGATTAAGCAAGAATGAAAAAATAAGCTGGCTTGCAGAAAATTACCTTCAGAATGATGCGGGTGCTGTGAAAGTATTGAAACAGTACTGGAATGAAGATGAAAAACTGCAAAAACTGCATGATGAATTCATAGAGAATACTGTTACCAATTTTTATTTGCCATTAGGACTGGCGCCAAATTTTCTTATTAATGGTTCTTACCATACCCTACCAATGGTGATCGAAGAAAGCTCAGTAGTGGCAGCAGCGAGTAAGGCAGCCAAATTCTGGAGCGAGCGTGGCGGATTCAAAGCTGAAATCCTCGGCACCCAAAAGATAGGTCAGGTTCATTTTCTTTTTACCGGAAATATTGAAAAGCTAAAGGCCTTTTTTAGCAGGATCAAACCTCTTTTTCATGAAGCGGTGCAGCATATTACTCAAAATATGGAAAAGCGCGGTGGCGGAATTTTAAACATCGAGCTGAAGGACAAGACTTCTGAAATGGAGCATTATTATCAGCTATTTGTGACCTTTGACACCCGCGATTCCATGGGCGCAAATTTCATAAATTCCTGTCTTGAAAAATTTGCCGAAGTTTTGGCTGAAGAAGCCTCTAAAGAAGATACTTTTTCTGCGGAAGAAAAGAACCTGAAAATAATCATGAGTATTCTATCGAATTACGTTCCGGAATGCCTGGTGAGAGCCGAGGTGTCCTGCAAGGTTGAAGAGCTTACCGAGAATACCGAAATGACCGGAGAAGAATTTGCTGAAAAATTTATACAGGCGGTCAAAATCGCTGAAATAGAACCTTATCGCGCAGTAACGCACAACAAAGGACTTATGAACGGCGTCGATGCAGTGGTCCTGGCTACAGGAAACGACTTCAGGGCGGTGGAAGCAGGAGTACATGCCTATGCCTCCCGAACCGGAAAATACAGAAGCCTCTCTCATGCCGAAATTGTTGACGGTACCTTTAAATTCTGGACCGAACTTCCCCTGGCTTTAGGAACAGTGGGCGGCCTCACAGGCCTTCATCCCCTGGTTAAACTGGCCCTGGATATTCTTCAGAAACCTTCTGCCCAAGAATTGATGAAGATTACTGCGGTGGCCGGTCTGGCACAAAATTTCGCCGCCCTGCGTTCTTTGGTCACTACCGGAATTCAACAGGGACATATGAAAATGCACCTCATGAACATTCTCAACCAGTATAAAGCAACCGATGAAGAAAAGAAGATCATGATAGAATTTTTCACACATCATACTATTACCCACAGCAGCGTAGTGGAACAACTCGAAAAACTTCGTTCCTGA
- a CDS encoding GYDIA family GHMP kinase: protein MQIFRSNGKILLTGEYAVLDGALALALPSKKGQTMIVESAAEGKIAWHNFDENGKLWFESHFSIEADRIKSVKKDEFSPDDPEGKAIDERLEQILNAAFKLNKNAFSGKGYKITNRLDFNRKWGLGTSSTLINNLAQWLNIDHYLLLERTFGGSGYDIAAASNDQPVLFQITEHGPESFKTHFAPEFVEHLFFVYLNRKQNSREAIAHYRKQSKDQNAELVKKISGITTQLLESENLEQFRLLLEAHESLISQAIKLPKIKNQLFPDFPGTLKSLGGWGGDFILAIGNEKEKEYFRRKGYSTIFDYTELIK, encoded by the coding sequence ATGCAGATCTTCAGAAGCAACGGAAAAATTCTGCTAACGGGTGAGTACGCGGTATTAGATGGAGCTCTGGCTTTGGCATTGCCATCTAAGAAAGGACAAACTATGATCGTAGAATCTGCCGCGGAAGGAAAAATAGCATGGCATAATTTTGATGAAAATGGAAAGTTATGGTTTGAATCTCATTTCAGCATTGAAGCCGATAGAATTAAATCGGTAAAAAAAGATGAATTTTCACCTGATGATCCGGAAGGAAAAGCCATAGACGAAAGACTCGAACAAATATTGAATGCAGCATTTAAGCTTAATAAGAATGCATTTTCAGGCAAAGGATATAAGATCACAAATCGGCTGGATTTTAACCGAAAATGGGGTCTCGGGACCTCTTCAACGCTCATAAACAACCTCGCGCAGTGGTTAAATATCGATCATTATCTACTCCTGGAAAGAACCTTTGGGGGCAGCGGTTATGATATTGCGGCGGCATCAAATGACCAGCCGGTACTTTTCCAAATCACCGAACATGGGCCGGAAAGCTTTAAAACACACTTTGCACCAGAATTCGTTGAGCACCTTTTTTTTGTTTACCTCAATAGAAAACAGAACAGTCGGGAAGCGATCGCCCATTATCGCAAACAGTCTAAAGACCAAAATGCCGAACTGGTAAAAAAAATATCAGGAATTACCACGCAGCTTTTAGAATCGGAAAACCTGGAGCAGTTCAGGCTGCTTTTAGAAGCACATGAAAGCCTGATCTCGCAGGCGATCAAGCTTCCTAAAATAAAGAATCAATTGTTTCCCGATTTTCCGGGCACTTTGAAAAGCCTTGGAGGCTGGGGCGGTGATTTCATCCTTGCGATCGGCAACGAAAAAGAAAAGGAATATTTCCGCAGAAAAGGCTATTCTACCATTTTTGATTATACGGAACTGATTAAATAA